Proteins from a single region of Flavobacterium sp. K5-23:
- a CDS encoding GIY-YIG nuclease family protein: MYIVYILFSKSSLKYYTGQTDNLEDRLLRHNSGQSISTKSGKPWEVVYKTQLPTRSEAMLLELKIKKRGAKRYLQDINLF, translated from the coding sequence ATGTACATCGTATACATTTTATTTAGTAAATCTTCTTTAAAGTACTACACAGGACAAACTGATAATCTTGAAGACAGATTGCTTAGACATAATTCAGGACAGAGCATTTCAACCAAATCAGGAAAACCATGGGAAGTAGTTTATAAAACACAACTTCCAACTCGTTCTGAAGCAATGCTTTTAGAACTTAAAATAAAAAAACGAGGAGCAAAAAGATACCTTCAAGATATCAATTTATTTTAA
- the trxB gene encoding thioredoxin-disulfide reductase translates to MSNTIEKIKCLIIGSGPAGYTAAIYAARANMNPVLYQGMQPGGQLTTTNEVENFPGYVDGVTGPEMMVQLENQAKRFGSDIRDGWATKVDFSGDVHKVWINDTIELHCETVIISTGATAKYLGLPSEQHYLKMGGGVSACAICDGFFYRNQEVVIVGAGDSACEEAHYLSKMCSKVTMLVRSESFRASKIMEERVRKTENITILMNHDTVEVLGDEQVVTGVKAKNKTTNEIFDIPATGFFVAIGHKPNTDIFKYYITLDETGYIVNVPGSSKTNVAGVFVSGDAADHVYRQAITAAGTGCMAALDAERYLASKE, encoded by the coding sequence ATGTCAAATACAATTGAAAAAATAAAATGCCTTATCATAGGTTCTGGACCTGCGGGATATACCGCTGCTATTTATGCTGCCAGAGCAAATATGAATCCAGTTCTATACCAAGGAATGCAACCAGGTGGTCAGTTGACTACTACTAACGAAGTGGAAAATTTCCCTGGTTATGTTGATGGTGTTACAGGACCGGAAATGATGGTTCAGTTAGAAAATCAAGCTAAACGTTTTGGTTCGGATATTCGTGACGGTTGGGCAACAAAAGTTGATTTTTCTGGGGATGTTCATAAAGTTTGGATCAATGATACTATTGAACTTCATTGTGAAACTGTTATTATATCTACAGGCGCTACAGCTAAATATTTGGGATTACCATCTGAACAACATTACCTTAAAATGGGTGGTGGAGTTTCGGCTTGTGCTATCTGTGATGGTTTCTTTTATAGAAATCAAGAAGTTGTAATTGTTGGAGCAGGTGATTCAGCTTGTGAAGAGGCACATTATTTGTCTAAAATGTGTTCTAAAGTTACGATGCTTGTAAGAAGTGAAAGCTTTAGAGCTTCAAAAATTATGGAAGAGCGTGTACGTAAAACGGAGAATATTACAATCTTAATGAATCACGATACTGTAGAAGTGTTAGGTGACGAACAAGTGGTTACTGGTGTAAAAGCTAAAAACAAAACGACAAACGAGATTTTTGATATTCCAGCAACTGGTTTCTTTGTGGCTATTGGTCATAAACCAAATACTGATATCTTTAAATATTATATTACTCTAGATGAAACAGGTTACATCGTTAATGTACCAGGATCTTCTAAAACTAATGTAGCAGGTGTGTTTGTATCAGGAGATGCTGCTGATCATGTATATCGTCAAGCGATTACTGCTGCAGGTACAGGTTGTATGGCTGCTCTTGATGCTGAAAGATATTTAGCTTCTAAAGAGTAA
- a CDS encoding DUF2807 domain-containing protein has product MKKYTPLLLLVLLTTFGFAQKKDKIKGSKKVITELKTIGTFSSIEINDNLEISLEKGETPSIKIEADDNLHDVISLDLRDGVLRLFTSKEIIKYKKLTLKVTYTNDLTTIIAKDQSIVNAIQEIQSNGVTIRSFGSSKLFLNVNVKDFELQSEDKSKIELNLKSESAKIILSNDAALKSLISTVDLTSDLYQDASANIEGNATKATIRLDNDSKFTGKKLTIKNLDLITEIKAECSVNAENNISIAASGKSEIELYGSPKIDMRKFTDEVKLLKK; this is encoded by the coding sequence ATGAAGAAATACACTCCCCTTTTATTGCTTGTTCTATTAACTACTTTTGGATTTGCCCAGAAAAAAGACAAAATCAAAGGTTCTAAAAAAGTAATAACTGAATTAAAAACAATAGGTACATTCAGTTCTATTGAGATAAATGACAACCTGGAAATTTCTCTGGAAAAAGGGGAAACTCCCAGTATAAAAATTGAAGCAGATGATAATTTACATGATGTTATATCTTTGGATTTGAGAGACGGAGTGCTTCGTTTGTTTACTTCTAAAGAAATAATTAAATATAAAAAACTAACTCTAAAAGTTACTTACACAAACGATCTTACTACTATTATAGCTAAAGACCAATCCATTGTTAATGCTATACAAGAGATACAGTCAAATGGGGTGACTATAAGATCTTTTGGGTCTTCTAAATTATTTTTGAATGTGAATGTAAAAGATTTCGAATTACAATCTGAAGACAAATCTAAAATAGAACTGAATCTAAAATCAGAAAGTGCAAAAATCATATTAAGCAACGACGCTGCATTAAAATCTTTAATTTCTACAGTGGATCTAACATCTGATTTATATCAAGATGCATCTGCTAATATTGAAGGTAATGCTACTAAAGCAACTATTAGATTAGATAATGACTCAAAGTTTACAGGGAAAAAATTAACTATCAAGAATTTAGATTTAATTACTGAAATAAAAGCTGAATGTAGCGTTAATGCTGAGAACAACATTTCTATAGCAGCTTCCGGTAAATCTGAAATTGAACTTTATGGCTCTCCAAAAATAGATATGAGAAAATTTACTGATGAGGTAAAATTGCTGAAAAAATAA
- a CDS encoding head GIN domain-containing protein, translating to MLKIITVITKFIVVAITALLFASCNQSFNLKKIKGSGNVTTEKRTVNSDFQSIEVSNAIDLVVEQANHTEVIVEADDNLQNSITTKVENGILIISSDHSSFYNVKSKKVTVKMPVIEELKASSSSTIRSENTLKGENISLRASSAATINVQVNADNTICKSSSGSDIAIEGLALNFEATASSGSEIDASDFQVNDVIAKSSSGSSIKVNPIVSLNARASSGSTINYKNTPKSIEKKSSSGASIDKI from the coding sequence ATGTTAAAAATTATCACAGTAATAACCAAATTTATAGTAGTTGCAATTACAGCATTATTATTTGCATCCTGCAACCAATCGTTTAATTTAAAAAAGATAAAAGGAAGTGGAAATGTTACAACCGAGAAAAGAACAGTAAACTCAGACTTTCAAAGCATCGAAGTAAGTAATGCAATTGATTTAGTAGTTGAACAAGCTAATCATACAGAAGTTATTGTTGAAGCTGATGATAATTTACAAAATAGCATTACCACCAAAGTAGAAAATGGAATACTGATTATTTCATCTGATCATAGTTCATTCTACAATGTTAAATCAAAAAAAGTAACCGTAAAAATGCCCGTTATAGAAGAATTAAAAGCGTCAAGTTCTTCCACCATTCGATCAGAAAACACATTAAAAGGGGAAAACATTAGCCTAAGAGCTTCAAGTGCCGCAACCATTAACGTACAGGTAAATGCTGATAACACCATATGCAAATCTAGTAGTGGTAGTGATATCGCTATAGAAGGACTGGCTTTAAACTTTGAAGCTACTGCCTCAAGTGGTAGTGAGATAGATGCATCTGACTTTCAAGTCAATGATGTAATTGCAAAATCTTCAAGTGGTAGCTCTATAAAAGTGAATCCAATTGTAAGTTTAAATGCAAGAGCATCTAGTGGTAGCACTATAAATTATAAAAACACTCCCAAATCAATCGAAAAAAAATCTAGTTCAGGAGCGAGTATTGACAAGATTTAA
- a CDS encoding PspC domain-containing protein, which translates to MNKTVNINLGGMFFHIDEDAFQKMNRYFDAIKRSLSNSSGQDEIIKDIEMRVSELLNEKQKSDKHVIGLKDVDEVIAVMGQPEDYIIEDDHKTSTSYSNDSRRTKKLYRDKEKGMIGGVAAGLGHYFGIDAVWVRVILILLVWGAGTGILAYIILWIVMPEAVTTSEKLEMTGEPVNISNIEKKVREEFENVSEKFKNADYDKFGNQVKTGAEKIGSSFGDFIMTVFKIFAKILGIFLIITGLATLMGLFIGVFTLGSSSLISVPWQDFIEAGNFTDYPIWSFGLLMFFAVGIPFFFLSLLGFKLLSPKMKSIGNVAKSTLLAIWLISVAMAISIGIKQASAFSNDGRIVKKEYLKLLPTDTLVIKFRHNDYYSKSINDREDFKIAKDSTNADVIYSNDVHIKIEYTDEKVAYLKIEKEAKGETLSEARERAKEIKYKYSIVGNQLIFDNYLITDLKNKFRDQEIEITVFLPEGTFFKADSSMQDYNRSNDDFFNLDSSSDNNLYQVLNSKVKCLNCPEDEEYSNEYNTEDDSESENISVIIKNNGVSITKDSLRINTKNKKGELHINKDGIIIKTK; encoded by the coding sequence ATGAACAAAACAGTAAATATTAACTTAGGCGGAATGTTCTTTCACATAGATGAAGATGCATTCCAAAAAATGAATCGCTATTTTGACGCAATAAAACGTTCTTTAAGCAATTCATCTGGACAAGATGAAATCATAAAAGACATTGAAATGCGTGTTTCTGAATTATTGAATGAAAAACAAAAAAGTGACAAGCATGTTATAGGTTTGAAAGATGTAGACGAGGTGATTGCAGTAATGGGACAACCGGAAGATTATATCATAGAAGACGATCATAAGACTTCAACAAGCTATAGTAATGATTCAAGAAGAACAAAAAAACTGTACAGAGATAAAGAAAAAGGAATGATAGGTGGTGTTGCCGCTGGTCTTGGACATTATTTTGGAATTGACGCAGTTTGGGTAAGAGTTATTCTAATACTATTAGTTTGGGGTGCTGGAACAGGAATCCTTGCTTATATCATTCTTTGGATTGTAATGCCCGAAGCTGTAACAACATCTGAAAAACTAGAAATGACGGGAGAACCTGTGAATATTTCTAATATCGAAAAAAAAGTAAGGGAAGAATTTGAAAATGTTTCAGAGAAATTTAAAAATGCTGATTATGATAAATTTGGAAACCAAGTAAAAACGGGTGCCGAAAAAATAGGAAGCTCTTTTGGTGATTTTATAATGACGGTTTTTAAAATCTTCGCAAAAATTCTTGGGATCTTTTTAATCATAACAGGACTGGCTACATTAATGGGGTTATTTATAGGAGTATTTACTCTTGGTTCATCCTCATTAATTAGCGTGCCTTGGCAAGATTTTATAGAGGCAGGTAACTTCACTGATTACCCAATCTGGTCTTTTGGACTACTAATGTTCTTTGCTGTTGGGATTCCGTTCTTTTTCTTATCACTGTTAGGATTTAAATTACTATCTCCAAAAATGAAATCTATTGGAAATGTTGCTAAATCAACTTTACTTGCTATCTGGTTAATATCTGTTGCCATGGCTATTTCAATTGGAATAAAACAAGCTTCAGCATTTTCTAACGATGGAAGAATTGTAAAAAAAGAATACCTAAAGTTATTACCTACTGACACATTGGTAATTAAATTTAGGCACAATGATTACTATTCGAAAAGTATAAACGATAGAGAAGATTTTAAAATTGCAAAAGATTCCACTAATGCAGATGTAATATATTCTAATGATGTTCATATAAAAATTGAATACACGGATGAAAAAGTAGCGTATTTAAAAATCGAAAAAGAAGCTAAAGGAGAAACATTATCTGAAGCTAGAGAAAGAGCTAAAGAAATAAAATACAAATATTCAATAGTAGGTAATCAATTGATATTTGACAATTATTTGATAACCGACTTGAAAAATAAATTCAGAGACCAAGAAATAGAAATTACTGTATTCTTGCCCGAAGGAACTTTTTTCAAAGCAGATTCAAGTATGCAAGATTACAATAGATCGAATGATGATTTTTTCAATCTGGATTCTAGTTCAGATAACAATTTATATCAAGTATTAAATTCGAAAGTAAAATGCTTGAACTGTCCTGAAGATGAGGAATATTCAAATGAATACAATACTGAGGATGACTCAGAAAGTGAAAATATTTCGGTTATTATTAAAAATAACGGGGTGAGTATCACAAAAGATAGCCTAAGAATAAATACAAAAAACAAAAAAGGAGAATTACATATAAACAAAGATGGTATAATTATAAAAACTAAATAA
- a CDS encoding PadR family transcriptional regulator: MNIENTKAQMRKGVLEFCILSVLKEKDAYTSEILDTLKNAKLLVVEGTIYPLLTRLKNDGLLNYRWEESTSGPPRKYYGLTEIGQTFLNELNGTWTELSDAVNLITNQKQ; the protein is encoded by the coding sequence ATGAACATTGAAAACACAAAAGCCCAGATGCGTAAAGGTGTTCTCGAGTTTTGTATCTTATCTGTATTAAAAGAAAAAGATGCATATACATCAGAAATACTAGACACTTTAAAAAACGCCAAATTACTTGTAGTAGAGGGTACAATCTATCCTCTTTTAACCCGATTAAAAAATGATGGACTACTCAATTACCGTTGGGAAGAATCTACATCTGGACCACCAAGAAAATATTATGGTCTAACCGAAATAGGGCAAACTTTTTTAAACGAACTAAATGGCACTTGGACTGAACTTTCAGATGCCGTTAATCTAATCACAAACCAAAAACAATAG
- a CDS encoding DUF4870 domain-containing protein: METITEKNTATFIHLSTLTQYFIPFGNYIFPILLWTTKKDKSEFVDHHGKQVLNFQLSLLLYTLVLGMIAIPIFLITVFNNVSLEAIINDNNVIINNFNIADNIGMLTIGIMALFIFGCLKVAEFFLIIYASIKTSNGELYKYPITIPFIK, from the coding sequence ATGGAAACAATCACTGAGAAAAACACGGCAACATTTATTCACCTGAGTACTTTAACTCAGTATTTCATTCCATTTGGGAATTATATTTTTCCAATATTATTATGGACAACAAAAAAAGACAAGTCTGAATTTGTAGATCATCATGGTAAACAAGTGTTAAATTTTCAATTGAGCTTATTATTGTACACTTTGGTATTAGGTATGATTGCAATTCCAATTTTCTTAATTACGGTCTTTAACAACGTTTCATTAGAAGCAATAATAAATGACAACAATGTAATTATAAATAATTTTAATATTGCGGACAATATAGGGATGCTAACCATTGGAATTATGGCCTTGTTCATTTTTGGTTGTCTAAAAGTCGCCGAATTCTTTTTAATCATATATGCTTCAATCAAAACATCAAATGGAGAATTGTATAAGTATCCAATAACAATTCCCTTCATAAAATAA